A part of Arachis hypogaea cultivar Tifrunner chromosome 12, arahy.Tifrunner.gnm2.J5K5, whole genome shotgun sequence genomic DNA contains:
- the LOC112730721 gene encoding uncharacterized protein: MARRKAGQRVVLDDTGGLEDEDIIVFGKEEIEESLQICAKSLIGRILADRSFGVGTVEGAMRTIWSHPKGFKVMDLGDNLFQFFFEKEVDLVRVERGAPWLLKNYIVNIKRWEEKDINNNDELSQVPIWVQLWGIPEHYKSKELRRKIGGTMGEVVEVDFYSMRGRESRILKVKIFMDATKPLRRSLRIARPNRNVIELSVKYERIGTFCNYCGHLGHESRGYNQHLEDSIKGEVQEEKWGNWLKAKQVGWRVESYKENANPNIPKVEISRIEGPKKQTPVNLLRSFANPSMQENSGENEQVESKSKENNSGNGACEKIMADQRERLLLVHKKCGDKEDFNDGRTESEANEEKRKGGLKGVEEAVSSDFNIG; encoded by the coding sequence ATGGCTAGACGTAAAGCTGGTCAACGAGTGGTGTTAGATGACACTGGAGGGTTGGAGGACGAGGACATTATTGTGTTTGGGaaggaagaaatagaagaaagtcTCCAGATCTGTGCCAAAAGTCTTATAGGCCGGATCTTGGCAGATCGATCCTTTGGAGTTGGTACAGTGGAAGGAGCAATGAGAACGATCTGGTCTCACCCAAAAGGGTTTAAGGTTATGGATTTAGGTGATAACCTATTCCAATTCTTCTTTGAAAAGGAAGTGGATCTGGTTCGCGTAGAACGCGGTGCACCATGGCTGCTGAAAAATTACATTGTCAATATCAAAAGGTGGGAGGAGAAGGATATTAATAACAATGATGAACTATCTCAAGTCCCAATTTGGGTACAACTGTGGGGGATTCCAGAGCACTATAAATCAAAGGAGTTAAGGAGGAAGATTGGAGGTACTATGGGAGAGGTAGTGGAGGTGGATTTTTACTCAATGAGAGGAAGAGAAAGTAGAATCTTAAAGGTTAAAATTTTCATGGATGCTACAAAACCTTTAAGAAGAAGCCTCAGGATTGCTAGACCTAATAGAAACGTGATTGAGTTATCCGTAAAATATGAGCGAATCGGGACTTTCTGCAACTATTGTGGTCACCTCGGACATGAAAGTAGAGGATACAAtcaacaccttgaagattcaatTAAGGGAGAAGTGCAAGAGGAGAAGTGGGGGAATTGGTTAAAAGCCAAACAAGTAGGTTGGAGGGTTGAAAGTTACAAGGAGAATGCAAATCCTAATATTCCTAAGGTTGAGATATCTCGGATTGAAGGCCCTAAAAAACAGACTCCAGTTAACTTGCTAAGGAGCTTTGCCAATCCCTCAATGCAGGAAAACAGTGGTGAAAATGAGCAAGTGGAAAGCAAATCGAAGGAAAATAATAGTGGTAATGGGGCATGCGAGAAGATAATGGCAGATCAAAGGGAGAGGCTGTTGTTAGTGCATAAAAAATGTGGAGACAAAGAAGATTTTAATGACGGCAGAACTGAAAGTGAAGCTaatgaagaaaagagaaagggagGACTAAAAGGAGTGGAGGAGGCAGTGAGCTCAGACTTCAATATTGGCTGA
- the LOC112728768 gene encoding receptor-like kinase TMK3 — translation MIFSMEQQQKHVLLLLLLLMLTLCCVVLTETDPSDVKVLNQFRNGLKNPELLPWPENGGDPCGNPPWKYIFCNGKRVSQIQAKNLNLIGPLPQSFNQLTMLENLGLQNNKLNGPLPSFIGLKMLKFAFLNHNEFDSIPYDFFEGLESLEVLALDYNVNLNASNGGWKFPLTLQGSTQLTNVSCMSCSMVGPIPEFLGSMVSLSVLQLSGNNLSGAIPASFKGIGLQILWLNNQGGGGLDGTIDVFATMVSLTSLWLHGNNFKGTIPKNIGDLASLKDLNLNGNQLVGVIPDSLAKLQLEHLDLNNNHLMGPTPKFVTPKVTFDSNNFCETKPGVSCSYEVMALIEFLSGLDYPLNLVNSWIGDNPCEGPWLGIKCNANGKVSMIILSKFNFSGTLSPSVAKLDSLVEIRLGGNKISGVVPSNWTSLRSLKLLDLSGNNISGPLPSFDKSLKIVTDGNPLLMNHSNSSQAPSSSSSSSSSSSSSSSSSSSSSSSSVNKPNPSSGRGELSLVDTPTAPSNSNSGSSLELKNPKRKNLVLIVTPIVGIVAAIILLIPIYLYCFKGRNEASKGSSSLVVHPRDPSDSDNVVKVVVASNGNGRSISTVSASGSGNLNTSGNAVSHVIEAGNLVISVQVLRGITKNFAPENELGRGGFGGVYKGELDDGTKIAVKRMEAGVISRKALDEFQSEIAVLSKVRHRNLVSLLGYSVEGTERLLVYEYMPQGALSKHLFQWKSLQLEPLSWKRRLNIALDVARGMEYLHTLAHQSFIHRDLKSSNILLGDDFRAKVSDFGLVKLAPDGKKSVVTRLAGTFGYLAPEYAVTGKITTKADVFSFGVVLMELLTGLTALDEDRPEESQYLAAWFWNIKSDKEKLMNAIDPALEKQDETFESISIIAELAGHCTAREPNQRPDMGYAVSILAPLVEKWKPIDDETEEYCGIDYSLPLNQMVKGWQEMEGKDLSHVDLQDSKSSIPARPTGFADSFTSADGR, via the exons ATGATCTTCAGCATGGAACAACAACAAAAACATGTTCTTTTGCTACTATTACTTTTGATGTTAACACTTTGCTGTGTTGTTCTCACTGAAACTGACCCTTCAGATGTAAAGGTTCTAAACCAGTTCAGAAACGGTCTCAAGAACCCTGAGCTCTTACCATGGCCTGAAAATGGTGGAGACCCATGTGGAAACCCTCCATGGAAGTACATCTTCTGCAATGGCAAAAGGGTATCTCAGATTCAAGCTAAAAACTTGAACTTGATTGGTCCTTTGCCTCAAAGCTTCAACCAGCTCACAATGCTTGAGAATCTTGGTCTTCAGAACAACAAGCTCAATGGCCCTTTACCTTCTTTCATTGGTTTGAAGATGTTAAAGTTTGCATTTTTGAACCACAATGAGTTTGATTCAATCCCTTATGATTTCTTTGAAGGACTTGAGAGTCTTGAGGTTTTAGCATTGGATTACAATGTTAACCTCAATGCAAGCAATGGTGGTTGGAAATTCCCTTTGACTTTGCAAGGGTCAACACAATTGACCAATGTTTCTTGCATGAGTTGCAGCATGGTTGGTCCAATTCCTGAGTTCTTGGGTAGCATGGTGTCTCTTTCTGTGCTGCAGCTTTCAGGGAATAACTTATCTGGCGCGATTCCGGCGAGTTTTAAAGGAATTGGGTTGCAGATTCTGTGGTTGAATAACCAAGGTGGTGGTGGTCTTGATGGTACTATTGATGTGTTTGCAACAATGGTTTCTCTCACAAGTTTGTGGCTTCATGGTAACAATTTCAAAGGGACTATTCCTAAGAACATTGGTGACTTGGCTTCTCTGAAGGATCTTAATCTCAATGGTAACCAACTTGTTGGGGTAATTCCTGATTCTTTAGCTAAATTGCAATTGGAACATTTGGATTTGAACAATAACCATTTAATGGGTCCAACCCCAAAATTTGTAACACCTAAAGTTACTTTTGATTCCAATAATTTTTGTGAAACAAAACCTGGGGTTTCATGTTCCTATGAGGTTATGGCACTGATTGAGTTTCTTAGTGGGTTGGATTACCCTTTAAATCTTGTTAATTCATGGATTGGTGATAATCCTTGTGAAGGTCCATGGTTAGGAATAAAGTGCAATGCAAATGGGAAAGTTTCTATGATTATTTTGTCTAAGTTTAATTTCAGTGGTACTCTTAGTCCTTCTGTTGCGAAATTGGATTCTCTTGTTGAAATCAGATTAGGGGGTAACAAAATCAGTGGTGTGGTTCCTAGTAATTGGACTAGTTTGAGATCACTGAAATTGTTGGATCTAAGTGGCAACAACATTTCAGGTCCATTGCCAAGTTTTGATAAGAGTTTGAAGATTGTTACTGATGGGAATCCTCTGTTGATGAATCATAGTAACTCTTCACAAgctccctcctcctcctcctcctcctcctcctcctcctcctcctcctcatcatcatcatcatcatcatcatcatcatctgttAATAAGCCAAATCCATCTTCTGGAAGGGGCGAACTTTCTTTGGTTGATACTCCAACAGCACCATCAAATTCCAACTCTGGCAGTTCTCTTGAATTGAAGAATCCCAAAAGAAAGAACTTGGTGTTGATTGTGACCCCAATTGTAGGTATTGTTGCTGCAATTATTCTGCTTATTCCAATTTATCTGTATTGTTTCAAAGGGAGAAATGAAGCCTCCAAGGGTTCAAGTTCATTAGTAGTTCACCCTAGAGATCCATCTGATTCAGACAATGTGGTAAAGGTTGTTGTTGCTAGCAATGGCAATGGAAGAAGCATTTCCACAGTTTCAGCAAGTGGTTCTGGGAACCTAAACACCAGTGGAAATGCAGTGTCTCATGTAATTGAAGCTGGAAATCTTGTAATATCGGTTCAAGTCCTTCGAGGCATTACCAAGAATTTCGCTCCTGAGAATGAGCTCGGCCGGGGTGGATTCGGGGGTGTTTACAAGGGAGAATTGGATGATGGGACTAAAATTGCAGTGAAGAGAATGGAGGCTGGTGTGATAAGCAGAAAAGCCTTAGATGAATTCCAGTCTGAAATCGCAGTTCTTTCGAAAGTCCGGCACCGGAATTTGGTGTCTCTTTTGGGCTATTCAGTAGAAGGGACAGAGAGACTACTAGTTTATGAGTATATGCCACAAGGTGCTCTCAGTAAGCATCTTTTCCAATGGAAGAGCTTGCAATTGGAACCACTTTCGTGGAAGCGAAGGCTTAACATTGCATTGGATGTTGCTAGAGGAATGGAGTATCTTCATACTCTTGCTCACCAAAGCTTCATTCATAGAGATCTTAAGTCATCAAATATTTTGCTTGGTGATGACTTCAGAGCAAAGGTCTCAGATTTTGGACTTGTTAAGCTTGCTCCGGATGGCAAAAAATCTGTAGTGACTCGGCTTGCTGGAACATTCGGATACTTGGCACCAGAATATGCAG TGACCGGAAAAATCACTACAAAAGCAGATGTTTTCAGTTTTGGTGTTGTTCTGATGGAGCTACTGACCGGATTGACAGCACTCGATGAGGACCGGCCGGAGGAAAGCCAGTACTTGGCAGCATGGTTCTGGAATATAAAATCAGATAAGGAGAAACTTATGAATGCTATTGACCCTGCACTCGAAAAACAGGACGAAACCTTTGAGAGCATTTCCATCATTGCTGAGTTAGCTGGCCATTGCACTGCCAGGGAACCAAACCAGCGGCCGGATATGGGGTATGCCGTGAGCATTCTGGCACCGCTCGTTGAGAAATGGAAACCGATTGATGATGAAACTGAAGAGTATTGTGGCATAGACTATAGTTTACCCCTTAACCAAATGGTGAAGGGGTGGCAAGAGATGGAAGGAAAGGATTTAAGCCATGTGGACTTACAAGACAGCAAGAGTAGTATTCCGGCAAGGCCTACTGGATTCGCCGATTCTTTTACGTCCGCGGATGGCCGGTGA
- the LOC112729483 gene encoding uncharacterized protein gives MNEMLAGGIRHYPVVYSDGEREVNVGTVSVDPAEITFKRLLRNLSNKVGVPSEDLTVYISSLDSDRKILLFEKLDLSLVLPNDRSGAHYFHVVKRVTKGSVKKNAASVVKKKRRVDPVRAAMEALQELRVRAISAKAPLYMEEELRKRDRFIERRGLLTNMAINDKVKIPKEESNGFAVERSDGAREGRGILKICRVCQRARMTGIGDGGFHPCVYDKIIQGFRRSLWGPISPSPVMNFSKDLFDDEDFLSSVMELEKLVRKEMKEMKEKKEMSSDLMRCEIL, from the coding sequence ATGAACGAAATGTTAGCCGGCGGGATTCGCCACTACCCCGTCGTCTACAGCGACGGAGAGAGAGAAGTCAACGTAGGAACAGTCTCCGTTGACCCGGCCGAAATCACCTTCAAGCGCCTGCTCCGGAACCTCAGCAACAAGGTCGGTGTTCCGTCGGAAGATCTCACCGTCTACATCTCCTCCCTCGACAGCGACCGGAAAATTCTTCTCTTCGAAAAGCTCGATCTCTCCCTCGTCTTACCTAACGACCGCTCCGGCGCGCATTACTTCCACGTCGTCAAGCGCGTCACGAAAGGCTCAGTAAAGAAGAACGCGGCGAGCGTCGTCAAGAAGAAACGGCGGGTGGATCCAGTTCGCGCCGCCATGGAAGCACTCCAGGAGTTACGTGTGAGGGCGATTTCAGCGAAGGCGCCTCTGTACATGGAGGAAGAGTTGAGGAAGAGGGATCGTTTCATTGAACGGAGAGGTTTATTGACGAACATGGCGATCAACGACAAAGTGAAAATTCCGAAGGAAGAATCCAATGGTTTCGCCGTGGAGAGAAGCGACGGTGCTCGCGAAGGAAGAGGAATCTTGAAGATTTGCAGAGTGTGTCAAAGAGCAAGGATGACAGGAATCGGCGATGGCGGTTTTCATCCTTGCGTATACGACAAGATAATTCAAGGGTTCCGCCGGTCACTGTGGGGACCGATTTCTCCGTCGCCGGTAATGAATTTTAGCAAAGATCTCTTTGATGATGAAGATTTTCTTTCATCTGTTATGGAATTGGAGAAACTTGTgagaaaagaaatgaaagaaatgaaagaaaagaaagaaatgagcAGTGATCTTATGCGGTGTGAGATACTGTAA